The genomic segment GAACCACGTGCGCGAGAAGATGCCGCTGTGGAAGATCCACCACCCGGGGGCGGAGAACATGACCCTGGCGGTGATGGGCTGCATCGTCAACGGGCCCGGTGAGTCGCGCCACGCCAACATCGGCATCTCCCTGCCGGGTACCGGTGAGACGCCGGCGGCGCCGGTCTTCGTCGATGGCGAGAAGAAGGTGACCCTGCGTGGCGACAACATTGCCCAGGAGTTCGTCGCCCTGATCGACGATTACGTCGAACACAACTATGTCCGAAGCGCCGGATAAGCCTGCGATCCTCGCTGCACCGGAGTCAGCCTCCGGTTTCCGCCACTGGATGGCGCGCAACGCCTGGCGCCTTCTGCTGCTGTTCGGTGGCGTGCTGCTGCCGTTGGCCGGTTTCGTCGCGCTGGCCGATGAAGTGCACGAATTTGAATCGTTCCATTTCGATGCCCCCCTGCTGTGGCAGATGCATGGCCTGCATTCGCCGCTGCTGGACCGCTTCTTCGTGCTCATCTCCAGGCTGGGCTACGAGTGGTTCCTGATCCCGGCCGATGTGCTGATCATCGGCGTGCTGCTGGGCTACCGGCGCTGGCGTGAGGCCACCTTCGTCGGCGTCAGCTTCGTCGGCTCGGCGCTGCTGAACATGGGCAGCAAGCACTTCTTCCAGCGCCAACGCCCCAGCCTGTGGGAATCGATCGCGCCGGAATCGACGTTCAGTTTCCCCAGTGGCCATGCGATGGGGTCGATGACCCTGGCGGTGACCCTGGTACTGCTGGCCTGGAACACCCGCTGGCGCTGGCCGGTGCTGCTGCTGGCCCCGGCGTTCAGCCTGCTGGTCAGCGTGTCCCGGGTCTATCTGGGGGTGCATTACCCCTCCGATATCCTGGCCGGATGGTGTGCCGCGCTGGTTTGGGTGGTAGGGTGCTATCTGGTCATGTTCAGTCGCCGGCACCCATGGCGACGTCACGGCTCGCCGCCAGCGAAGGCCAGCGAAGCATCATCACAGGGGGTTTGACGTGGATGACCCTTCGGGGACGTCTACGTGATAGATCAGTTGTTTCGTTGCAGCAGGTTCTGCAAGACAGGGGGCAAGCACCAGGCGCGGTACTGTGATGCGCAAGGCAGATTGCCATTGCCGCATTACGAACGCGCTTGCAGGGTTACGGCACCCTGCCTAGCTTGACCTGCAATGGCCGCATTCGAAGAGGTACGTGAATGACGATTCGAGTCTACCTGGTGGATGACCACGCACTGGTCCGCACCGGGATGAAGATGATTCTGTCGGGGGAAACCGACATCGAGGTGGTGGGCGAAGCCGAGACCGGCGAAGACGCGCTGCGTGAAGTGCGCCAGCTGCTGCCGGACGTGGTGCTGTGCGATCTGCACCTGCCGGGTGTCAGTGGCATGGAAGTGACCGAGCGCATTGTCCGCAGCCACCGCAATACCCGCGTGGTGATCGTGTCGGTGCTGGAAGACGGCCCGCTGCCGAAGCGCCTGCTTGAAGCCGGTGCCGCCGGCTACATCGGAAAGGGCTGCGATGCGCAGGAGCTGCTGCGTGCGGTGCGCGACGTGGCGGCCGGTCGTCGCTACCTGGGCACCAGCATCGCGCAGAACCTGGCGCTGTCGACGGTGGAGGGCAACGGCTCGCCGTTCGACAGCCTGTCGCCGCGCGAGCTGGAAGTGGCGCTGCTGCTGACCCAGGGCCTGCGCCAGGAAGACATCGCGCGGCGCCTGAGCCTGAGCGCGAAGACGGTGAACACGCACAAGGCGCGGTTGTTCGAGAAGATGGGGATCCACGACAACATCGCGCTGGCGCGCATGGCGAGCCAGTACGGGCTGGTGGATCCGGCACGGCCGTTGTGAGGGTTTCGGCCAACGGCTGAGCCCCTCGCGGTGTATTGCCGCTGACATTGGCAGCTTGGCCGGGCAGGTTGGGTTCGCGGGGGACGCCGTGAACCCATCCATGGGGGCTTGGTCGCCGCTTGCTCGTGTGCGCTGTCCTGCGCGCACGGCAAGACCGGGGTTGGGCGTCGTGCCCAACCCGCCCGAGGCATGCCTCGGGCCCATGCGGCTCACACCCCCGCGAACCCAACCTGCCCGACCCCGGACAGTTTCCGGGGCATTCACCGCGGAATGAAGAGGGAAGAGCAGGAGCGGGTCGCGCGCTGTGCGCGCTCGGGAGGTTGGTCTTGCAGAGCCGAGCGTGGGCTCGGCTCTACACCTTTGTCGGGCTCAGTGGCCGCGCACGCGCTTGATGATCTTCGCCGCGTCGGCGGCGCTGGCGCGGACCTTGTCCCATTCGCCGTCGGCGATCCAGTTGCCCGGTACCATCCACGAACCACCGATGCAGACCACGTTCTTCTGCTCGAGGTATTCGGCGGCGGTGTTCTCGGTGATGCCACCGGTCGGGCACAGCTTGAGATCGGCGACCGGGCCGGCCAGGCCCTTGATCATCGCCAGCCCGCCCACGGCCGTGGCCGGGAATAGCTTGCACACGCGGAAGCCGCGCGCATACAGCGACAGCAGCTCGGTCGGCGTCGCCGCACCCGGCACCACCGGCAGCGGGGCGGCGGCCAGCGCATCGGCCAGTGCCGGCGGCGTACCCGGGGTCACCAGGAAATCCGCACCCGCATCGATGGACTGCTGCATCTGCTGCACGGTCAGCACCGTGCCCGCGCCCACCACCACATCGGGCAGCTCGCGCTTGAGCATCGCCAGCGCTTCCATCGCCACCGGCGTACGCAGGGTCAGCTCGATCGCCGGCAAGCCCCCTTCCAGCAGCGCCGCACTCACCGCACGCGCCTGGTCCAGCGTATGAATCGTCACCACCGGCAGGATGCCCGCCGCATGCAACAGCTCCGCCGCCTTCACCTGATGTTGTTCGATACCCATAGCTCTGCTTCTGCCTTTGCTTCTGCGTTTGAATTTGATTTTCAGTGATCACTTCGCGGCGTATCGGCGCCGGAAACTGTGATGCGGTGGAGGGCAGGCCGTCGCCAGGACCGTTCGCGCCATGGATGGCGCGACCGAGCCTACAGGGACGTATTCACGGCGTGTCCTGGCGACGGCCTGCCCTCTGCCGCCGCCAGCAAACTCACCGCCGCAACAAACCCGCAACGCTCTTCAACCCTCAGGCGTCCTTCGCCTCATGCGGCGCCGCCGCTGCCGCCGCATCGTGCCCCAGCTCATACTCGGCGTCGTAATCCCACGGCCCACCATCCGCCGCTGCCGGCCCGCACGAAATCGAAATCGCGCCCTGGTCGGCCGGGCCCACCACGCGACGGTTGATCGCGAACAGATTGCGGCCCAGGTCATGCGCTGCCGGAGCCGTGTTCGGCGCCAACGACCGCGCCGCCCATTCGGCGGCGTCCACCAGCACTTCCAGCGTGCCGGCTTCACCATCCAGGCGGATCATGTCGCCCTCGCGGACCTTCGCCAGCGGGCCACCGCGCGCCGCTTCCGGCGTCACGTGGATGGCCGCCGGAATCTTGCCCGAGGCGCCGGACAGGCGGCCGTCGGTGACCAGTGCCACGCGCCGGCCCTGGTTCTGCAGCAGGCCCAGCAGCGGCGCCAGCGAATGCAGTTCCGGCATGCCGTTCGCACGCGGGCCCTGGTAACGCACCACCGCCACGAAATGCTCGGGCAGCAAACCGCCGGCGTGCAGCTTGTTCAGCACCTGCGGCGCATCGACCACCACCGCCGGTGCCTCGATGCTGCGGTACTGCGGCTTCACCGCCGACAGCTTGATCAGTGACTTGCCCAGGTTGCCGCGCAGCAGGCGCAGGCCACCCTGGCTTTCGAACGGGTTGTCGACGCTGCGCACCACCTCTTCATCGGCACTGCGTTCCAGGCCCGGCAGGTAGACCAGCTTGCCCTCGCGCAGCTGCGGCTCGCGGGCGTAGTCGGCCATGCCGCCACGCGCCACGCTGACCAGATCGCCGTGCATCAGGCCGGCCTTGATCAGTTCGCCGAACACGAATGCCGGGCCACCGGCGGCGGCGAAGCGGTTCACGTCGGCTTCGCCGTTCGGGTACACACGGGCCAGCAGCGGAATCAGCTGCGAGAGTTCGTCGAAATCATCCCAGGTCAGCACGATGCCGGCGGCCCGCGCCACCGCGATCCAGTGGATGGTGTGGTTGGTCGAGCCGCCCGTGGCCATCAGCGCGATGACCGCGTTGATGATCGCACGCTCGTCGATGATCCGGCCCAGCGGGCGGAAATCGTCGCCCAGCGCGGTGATGTCCAGTGCGCGCTCGGTGGCTTCGCGGGTCAGTGCATCGCGCAGGGCGGTGTCCGGGTTGACGAACGACGCACCCGGCAGCTGTACGCCCATCGCTTCCAGCAACACCTGGTTGGAATTGGCGGTGCCATAGAAGGTGCAGGTGCCGGCGCCATGGTACGAGGCGGACTCGGCCTCCAGCAGCTCCTCGCGGGTGGCTTCACCGGCGGCGTAGCGCTCGCGCACTTCGGCCTTCTGCTTGTTCGGAATGCCCGGGGTCATCGGGCCGGCCGGCACGAACACCGCCGGCAGGTGGCCGAAGGCCAGCGCACCGATCAGCAGGCCCGGCACGATCTTGTCGCACACACCAAGGTGGACGGTGGTGTCGAACATGTCATGGCTGAGGCCGATGGCCGTCGCCTGGGCGATCACATCGCGCGAGAACAGCGACAGTTCCATGCCGCCACGGCCCTGGGTCACGCCGTCACACATTGCCGGCACCGCGCCAGCCACCTGTGCGGTGGCGCCCAGCTCGCGGGCGATCTTCCGGATCTGTTCGGGGTAGGTCTCGAACGGCTGGTGCGCCGACAGCATGTCGTTGTAGGCGGTGATGATGCCGAGGTTCGGCGTCACGCCGCCGCGCAGCCGGCTCTTGTCAGTACCGCCGCAGGCGGCGAAGCCATGGGCGAGGTTGCCGCAGCTCAGACGGCTGCGGAAGGGGCCATCGCGCAGGGCGGCGTCGATCGCGGCCAGGTAGGCGGCGCGCGAGGCGGCGCTGCGGCGGATGACGCGCTCAGTGATGGCGTGCAGTTGCGGATGGAGGCTCATTGGCTACCGGCGTTCGTGGTGGCGAGAGGCAAGCGGCGGCAGCGCGCCGCCGCCGACTTCAATCAGCCCAGTGGACGCGCAGGCGCGCGCCTTCCAGGTTGATCGCGTTGAGGATCGGATACTGCTGGGCGTCGTTGCTGTCCAGGGCCTGGCGCAGCACCTGCAGCTTCTGCTTGCCGCGCAGCAGCAGCAGGCGCTGGCGGCACTGGCGCAGGCCGTGCGGGGTCAGCGTGATGCGCAGCGGCCACTGGTTGGCACCGGGGCAGCCGGTGGCATCCAGCGCCGCATAGGGCAGGGTGCTTTCCAGCGCGCGGGCGAGGTCCTTCGAGCCCGGGAACAGCGAGGCGGTGTGGCCGTCATTGCCCATGCCCAGCGCCACCAGGCTCGGCGGCTGGCTGTGCTGGGCCTGCAGGTTGACGGTGTAGACGCATTCCGGCAGCGGCTTGCCGACGCGCACCAACGGGTCGAAATGCGCGCCCTCGGCGCGCTTGAGCAGATGCTCGCGCACCAACCAGGCGTTGCTGTCACGATCCTGCGGCGACAGCCAGCGCTCGTCGGCCAGGCTGACTTCAACCCGGTCCCAGTGCACGTCCAGCTCGGCCAGTGCCTGGTACACCGGCGCCGGCGTGGTACCGCCAGACAGCAGGATGCGGGCGCGGCCCACTTCGTTGATGTCGTGGTTGAGGGTCTGTGCCATCTCGGCGGCGACCGCCTCGATCCAGCCATCGGCGTCGCCGTGCTGGATGAACTCGATGCGGTCGTCCTGGAAGGTGGGGCTCATGCGGCAACTCCTGGTGCGTCACGTTCGGCGTCGGCGGCATAGGCGGCGGCGCCCAGCAGCCCAGCGTGGGGATGCATCACCGCCAGCGACGGCACCCGCGCCATGATCGAAGAGAAGCGGCCCTTGTGCTCGAAGCGCTGGCGGAACCCGGAGTGCTGCAGCGAATCAAGCATCTTCGGGGTCAGGCCGCCGGTCAGGAACACGCCGTCCCAGGCGCCCTGGGTCAGCACCAGGTCACCGGCGATCGCGCCGAACACGGCGCAGAACACGTCCACGGTGCGCATCGCCTGCGGGTCGCCATGCAGCGCACGTGCGGTCACGTCCACCGGCTGCAGCTGGCCCGGATCGATGCCGGCCATCTCGCACACGGCGCGATGGATGTTGACCAGGCCAGGGCCGCAGATCAGCCGTTCGTTGGAGACGCGCCCAAACTGCTCGGACAGGATCTCCAGGATGCGGATCTCCTCCGGCGTTCCCGGCGGGAAACTGACATGGCCGCCTTCGGTTTCCAGCGGATAGCAGCGGCCATGGCGAAGGATCAGGCCGCCGACGCCGAGTCCGGTGCCGGGTCCGATCACCGCGTAGTTGCGCGGCTGTCCGGGTTTGCCTGGTACCCATGCCGCGCCACCGACCTGGATCACGTCTTCCGGCTGCAGCAGCGAGATTGCCATCGCCTGTGCGGCGAAGTCGTTGATCAGGTGCAGTTCGTCGAAGCCGAGCATCGCCGCGGTGCGGCTGCGCGAGATCACCCACGGGTGGTTGGTGATGCGTGCCTCGTCACCATCGACACGGCCCGCCACCGCGAACACGCCACGGCCCGCGCTGGCACCGATCTGTTCGAGGTGATGACGTGCGGCGTCGCCCAGCGATGGGAACTCCGCCACTGCGTATTCGCGGATGCTGTCCTTCAGCAGCGGCGCGTCCAGCGAGGTATCGGCCAGTGCGAAACGGGCATTGGTGCCCCCGATGTCGGCGACCAGCACCGGCTGCGAGCCGACACTCATGCCGAGGCTCCACTGTCCGGCGCATCCACGCCCTGCGGCAGGAACTCCGTTGCGTTGCCCGGGCCCCACTGGCCGGCGGGGTAGGGTTCCAGCGGCAGCCTGGCTTCCTTCCAGGCATCGGCGACGCTGTCGATCCATGCCCAGGCCGCGCGGACTTCGTCGTCGCGCACGAACAGCGTGTGGTTGCCGTTGAAGGCATCCAGGAACAGGCGTTCGTAGGCGATGCGGCGGTGCAGGCCGGTCGGCACCGACAGTTCCAGTTCCAGCGGATGCAGTTCCAGCGCGCCCCATTCCGGGCCGGCCAGGCTGCTCATCAGGCCCAGCTCGATGTTCTCCTGCGGCTGCAGCTGGAACACCAGGCGGTTCGGTGCGGCCTGCGCACGCTGCGGGCGCTCGAACAGCCAGTGGGTGACCGGCTTCAGCGTGACCACCACGCGGGTGGTGCGCTCGGGCAGGCGCTTGCCGGTGACCAGGTGGAACGGCACGCCGCTCCAGCGCCAGTTGTCGATATGCGCGGTGACGCCGGCGAAGGTTTCCACGTCGCTGCCTTCCGGCGGCTGGTAGGCCTGGGCCGGCTGGCCGTTGATGGTGCCGGCGGTGTAGCGGCCACGGATGCTGTCACGCGCGGCGTGCTTGGCATCGAGCGGGCGCAGGGCGCGCAGCACCTTGACCTTCTCGTCGCGGATGCGGTCGGCTTCCAGCGAGGCCGGCGGCTCCATCGCCACCATGCACAGCAGCTGCAGGATGTGGCTCTGGACCATGTCACGCAGCGCACCGGAACGGGCGTAGTAGGCGTCGCGGCCATCCACGCCTTCGCTTTCGGCGACCAGGATGTGCACCGATTCGATGTAATTGCGGTTCCACACCGCTTCCAGCAGCGTGTTGCCGAAGCGCAGCGCGATCAGGTTCTGCACCGCCGCCTTGCCCAGGTAGTGGTCGAGGCGGAACACGCGGTCCTCGTCGATCCACTGGCCGATGGTGGAGATGATCTCCTCGGCGCTTTCGCTGTCGCTGCCGATCGGCTTCTCCAGCATCAGCCGTGCCGGCGCGGCGAGGGCGCCGCCCTTGGCCAGGCCTTCGCAGGTGGAGATGTACAGGCCCGGCGGGATGGCCAGGTAGCTGACGCACTTGCGGTGCACCAGGTCGGCGACCGCGGCGGCCACCGAATCGACGTCGCGCAGGTCCACCGAGCGGTAGTCGATGCGGCGCAGCAGCCCGGCGATGTCGTCCTGCGTGGCCATCGGCATGGCCTGCTGCAGGCGCGGCCGCAGGATGTCATGGAAGCCTTCGGTGTCATGCCCGGACAGGGCCAGTGCGCGGATGCGGAAGTCCTCCGGCAGCAGGCCGTCGCCGAGCAGGCGAAGCAGCGAAGGGAACAGGTAGCGCTGGGCCAGATCACCTGTGGCACCGAACAGGAAGAGGGTGTCGTGCATCGCTCGAGTTTCAGATCCGGGTGACATCGTTGTCAATCGCTTCATGGCTGGGTTCGGGGGACATCCGCGCAACTGCCTGTCCAAGGTTCGTCGGGCGGGTTTCCCGGGGCTCCGGAAGACCGTTCCAATCGAAACCACTACCTCGGCGGAACCTTCGTTCAATCGCCGACGCAGATCGGTGCGCACCGATCATCGGATAGTGCCACGTGAAAACGTTTACATGGCAGAATGGGCAACTGTATTCGATTGCAGTGCTCGCCGCCATGCGGTGGGCGCGCAATCATCACTGCCATCGGGAGGGCCGAGGCAGTCCCAAAAGACAGCCCGGCTTCGGGCGGACCGGATTAGGTGATATGGCAAAAGTGCAGTTGCAGGGTGTGCGCAAGGTCTATGACAACGGCCAGGTCGCGGTGAAGGACGCCAGCTTCGAGGTCGCCGATGGCGAGCTGATGGTGCTGGTCGGCCCGTCCGGCTGTGGCAAGTCGACCCTGCTGCGGATGGTGGCTGGGCTGGAAGAGATCAGCGGCGGCACGCTGACCATCGGCGATCGCGTGGTCAACGACGTGGCGCCGAAGGATCGCGACATCGCGATGGTGTTCCAGAGCTACGCGCTGTACCCGCACATGACCGTGGCCGAGAACCTGGCCTTCGGCCTGAAGCTGCGCGGCCATGACAAGGCGACGATCGACAGGCGCATCGCCGAGGCGGCGCAGACGCTGGGCCTGACCGAGATGATGGACAAGCTGCCCAAGGCGATGTCCGGCGGCCAGCGCCAGCGCGTTGCGCTGGGCCGCGCGCTGGTGCGCGAGCCGGCGGTGTTCCTGCTCGACGAGCCGCTGTCGAACCTGGATGCCAAGCTGCGCCACAGTGTGCGGACCGAGATCGCGCAGCTGCACCGCAAGCTGGGCACCACCATGATCTACGTGACCCATGACCAGGTCGAAGCGATGACCCTGGGCCAGCGCATCGTGGTGCTGAAGGACGGCGTCATCCAGCAGATCGACACGCCGATGGCGCTGTACGACCGCCCGGCCAATCTGTTCGTGGCCGGCTTCCTCGGCAGTCCGGCGATGAACGTGCTGCGTGGCACGCTGCAGGGCGATGCTGGTGGCGTGACCGTGGTTGACGGCGAATGGCGCGCGCCGCTGGGCCAGGCCACGATCGATCCGGCGTGGCTGCAGAAGCCGATCGCGGTGGGCGTGCGCCCCGAGCACCTGCAGCCGGCGACCGCCGACGATGCGCATGCGTTCAACGCGCGCATCGAAGGCATCGAACCGGTCGGCAACGAGATCTTCGTCAACCTGAGCAGTGGCCAGCATGCGCTGACCATGCGCGTGGCGCCGCAGGTACTGCCGGCGGTGGGTGAGCAGATCCGCGTGGCGATCCACCCGCAGGGGCTGCATTTCTTCAACTCGGAAACCGGCGAGCGCCTGTAACGGGTAGTGCCGGCCGCTGGCCGGCAACCTCAACCAGGCGTGGTTGCCGGCCAGCGGCCGGCACTACCATTCATTCGCCGAAGGCGTGCGGACCAACGGTCCGCACCCACCGAAGCGTCGGGTGGATTCAGCGCGCCAATCCGTCCAGCAACGGCATGCGCTGCGCGACGGCATCGCCGACCTGCAGATCGGCGTCACTGGCCTCCAACGGCAACACCGCCAGCGCCAGGTCACCGGCTACGCTGGCGATCGTGCCCAGCGTAGCGCCGTCCTGCTGCACGCCATCACCGGCCTGCGCCGGCGCCGCGGTATGCAGCAGCTGCACCGCGCGCTTGGCCTTGCCGAGGAAGTGGGTGCGGGCGACGATCTCCTGGCCCGGGTAGCAGCCCTTCTTCACGCTGTAGCCGTTCAGGCGATCCAGCCCCAGTTGCTGCGGAGTCCACACCTCGCGCTGGCTTTCCTCAAGCCGGGGCAGGCCGTAGCGCAGGTCGGCCTGGCGCCAGGCCAGGGCGAAGGCCGCCTCATCGGCTTCGCTGCCGGCGGCGAAGGCGTCGGTAGCGCCGATGCGCAGGGTGCGCGGCAGGGCATCGCTGCCCAGGTCCAGTTCCCAGCCGTCACCTGCGGCGTGCGCAATGGCGGCGCCAATGGCGGCCTCGGGCGCGGTGAAGGCGCCGGCCACCGCCAGATCGCTGCGCACCAGCACCTTCACCTTGCGGCGGAACACGAAGCGCTGCAGTTGCGACGCAATC from the Stenotrophomonas maltophilia genome contains:
- the pgl gene encoding 6-phosphogluconolactonase, with product MSPTFQDDRIEFIQHGDADGWIEAVAAEMAQTLNHDINEVGRARILLSGGTTPAPVYQALAELDVHWDRVEVSLADERWLSPQDRDSNAWLVREHLLKRAEGAHFDPLVRVGKPLPECVYTVNLQAQHSQPPSLVALGMGNDGHTASLFPGSKDLARALESTLPYAALDATGCPGANQWPLRITLTPHGLRQCRQRLLLLRGKQKLQVLRQALDSNDAQQYPILNAINLEGARLRVHWAD
- a CDS encoding YgfZ/GcvT domain-containing protein, which translates into the protein MPDNLPPAFVGYPRLPGHQLLSLQGVDAAVFAHAQFSSDVTALPLLHWQWSAWLSAKGRTLAVFQLLRLAEDHVMLVLADGDADAIASQLQRFVFRRKVKVLVRSDLAVAGAFTAPEAAIGAAIAHAAGDGWELDLGSDALPRTLRIGATDAFAAGSEADEAAFALAWRQADLRYGLPRLEESQREVWTPQQLGLDRLNGYSVKKGCYPGQEIVARTHFLGKAKRAVQLLHTAAPAQAGDGVQQDGATLGTIASVAGDLALAVLPLEASDADLQVGDAVAQRMPLLDGLAR
- the glk gene encoding glucokinase is translated as MSVGSQPVLVADIGGTNARFALADTSLDAPLLKDSIREYAVAEFPSLGDAARHHLEQIGASAGRGVFAVAGRVDGDEARITNHPWVISRSRTAAMLGFDELHLINDFAAQAMAISLLQPEDVIQVGGAAWVPGKPGQPRNYAVIGPGTGLGVGGLILRHGRCYPLETEGGHVSFPPGTPEEIRILEILSEQFGRVSNERLICGPGLVNIHRAVCEMAGIDPGQLQPVDVTARALHGDPQAMRTVDVFCAVFGAIAGDLVLTQGAWDGVFLTGGLTPKMLDSLQHSGFRQRFEHKGRFSSIMARVPSLAVMHPHAGLLGAAAYAADAERDAPGVAA
- a CDS encoding ABC transporter ATP-binding protein; this encodes MAKVQLQGVRKVYDNGQVAVKDASFEVADGELMVLVGPSGCGKSTLLRMVAGLEEISGGTLTIGDRVVNDVAPKDRDIAMVFQSYALYPHMTVAENLAFGLKLRGHDKATIDRRIAEAAQTLGLTEMMDKLPKAMSGGQRQRVALGRALVREPAVFLLDEPLSNLDAKLRHSVRTEIAQLHRKLGTTMIYVTHDQVEAMTLGQRIVVLKDGVIQQIDTPMALYDRPANLFVAGFLGSPAMNVLRGTLQGDAGGVTVVDGEWRAPLGQATIDPAWLQKPIAVGVRPEHLQPATADDAHAFNARIEGIEPVGNEIFVNLSSGQHALTMRVAPQVLPAVGEQIRVAIHPQGLHFFNSETGERL
- the eda gene encoding bifunctional 4-hydroxy-2-oxoglutarate aldolase/2-dehydro-3-deoxy-phosphogluconate aldolase, which gives rise to MGIEQHQVKAAELLHAAGILPVVTIHTLDQARAVSAALLEGGLPAIELTLRTPVAMEALAMLKRELPDVVVGAGTVLTVQQMQQSIDAGADFLVTPGTPPALADALAAAPLPVVPGAATPTELLSLYARGFRVCKLFPATAVGGLAMIKGLAGPVADLKLCPTGGITENTAAEYLEQKNVVCIGGSWMVPGNWIADGEWDKVRASAADAAKIIKRVRGH
- the edd gene encoding phosphogluconate dehydratase; the protein is MSLHPQLHAITERVIRRSAASRAAYLAAIDAALRDGPFRSRLSCGNLAHGFAACGGTDKSRLRGGVTPNLGIITAYNDMLSAHQPFETYPEQIRKIARELGATAQVAGAVPAMCDGVTQGRGGMELSLFSRDVIAQATAIGLSHDMFDTTVHLGVCDKIVPGLLIGALAFGHLPAVFVPAGPMTPGIPNKQKAEVRERYAAGEATREELLEAESASYHGAGTCTFYGTANSNQVLLEAMGVQLPGASFVNPDTALRDALTREATERALDITALGDDFRPLGRIIDERAIINAVIALMATGGSTNHTIHWIAVARAAGIVLTWDDFDELSQLIPLLARVYPNGEADVNRFAAAGGPAFVFGELIKAGLMHGDLVSVARGGMADYAREPQLREGKLVYLPGLERSADEEVVRSVDNPFESQGGLRLLRGNLGKSLIKLSAVKPQYRSIEAPAVVVDAPQVLNKLHAGGLLPEHFVAVVRYQGPRANGMPELHSLAPLLGLLQNQGRRVALVTDGRLSGASGKIPAAIHVTPEAARGGPLAKVREGDMIRLDGEAGTLEVLVDAAEWAARSLAPNTAPAAHDLGRNLFAINRRVVGPADQGAISISCGPAAADGGPWDYDAEYELGHDAAAAAAPHEAKDA
- a CDS encoding response regulator, with translation MTIRVYLVDDHALVRTGMKMILSGETDIEVVGEAETGEDALREVRQLLPDVVLCDLHLPGVSGMEVTERIVRSHRNTRVVIVSVLEDGPLPKRLLEAGAAGYIGKGCDAQELLRAVRDVAAGRRYLGTSIAQNLALSTVEGNGSPFDSLSPRELEVALLLTQGLRQEDIARRLSLSAKTVNTHKARLFEKMGIHDNIALARMASQYGLVDPARPL
- a CDS encoding phosphatase PAP2 family protein; the protein is MSEAPDKPAILAAPESASGFRHWMARNAWRLLLLFGGVLLPLAGFVALADEVHEFESFHFDAPLLWQMHGLHSPLLDRFFVLISRLGYEWFLIPADVLIIGVLLGYRRWREATFVGVSFVGSALLNMGSKHFFQRQRPSLWESIAPESTFSFPSGHAMGSMTLAVTLVLLAWNTRWRWPVLLLAPAFSLLVSVSRVYLGVHYPSDILAGWCAALVWVVGCYLVMFSRRHPWRRHGSPPAKASEASSQGV
- the zwf gene encoding glucose-6-phosphate dehydrogenase, with protein sequence MHDTLFLFGATGDLAQRYLFPSLLRLLGDGLLPEDFRIRALALSGHDTEGFHDILRPRLQQAMPMATQDDIAGLLRRIDYRSVDLRDVDSVAAAVADLVHRKCVSYLAIPPGLYISTCEGLAKGGALAAPARLMLEKPIGSDSESAEEIISTIGQWIDEDRVFRLDHYLGKAAVQNLIALRFGNTLLEAVWNRNYIESVHILVAESEGVDGRDAYYARSGALRDMVQSHILQLLCMVAMEPPASLEADRIRDEKVKVLRALRPLDAKHAARDSIRGRYTAGTINGQPAQAYQPPEGSDVETFAGVTAHIDNWRWSGVPFHLVTGKRLPERTTRVVVTLKPVTHWLFERPQRAQAAPNRLVFQLQPQENIELGLMSSLAGPEWGALELHPLELELSVPTGLHRRIAYERLFLDAFNGNHTLFVRDDEVRAAWAWIDSVADAWKEARLPLEPYPAGQWGPGNATEFLPQGVDAPDSGASA